The Streptomyces sp. NBC_00306 sequence CGGGCCACGCTGTCCAGCGGCAACAGGACATTGGTCTCGGGGTAGTACGCGGCGGCGCAGCCGGCTGTCGTCGGGTAGGGGACGACCACGAAGTCCTCCGCGCGCCGTTCCGCGTTGTCCGACCACACGCTCACCAGATCGACGTGCTGCCCCTGCGTCAGACCGAGCCGGGACACGTCCTGCGGGCTCACCAGGACCACGCGGCGGCTTCCGTGGATGCCCCGGTAGCGGTCGTTGTCGGTGTACGGGATGGTGTTCCACTGGTCGTGCGAGCGCAGGGTCTGGAGCAGTAGGTGCCCCTCGGGTGCCTGTGACATCTCCCAGTCGTTGCAGGTGAACAGGGCCTTGCCGACGGTCGTGGGGAAGACTCCCTCGTTGACCGGATTCGGCAGCCTGATGCCTCCGGGACGGGCGACCCGGCGGTTGAAGTCGTGCAGACCCTGCACGACACCGGAGATCCGGTCGCGAATCGTTCCGTAGTCCGCCTCGAACTGGCTCCACGGAATGCCGGCCTTGCCGTCCAGGGTCCGCACGGCCAGCCGGCAGAGGATGGCGACCTCGCTGAGAAGGATCGGGGATGCCGGCTCCAGGCGCCCCTGCGAGGTGTGGACCTCGCTCATCGAGTTCTCCACCGTCACGAACTGATGGCCGGTGGCCTGGATGTCCTGCTCGGTGCGGCCGAGGGTCGGCAGGATGAGGGCGGTCCCGCCGCAGACCGTATGGGACCTGTTGAGCTTCGTGGAGATGTGGGCGGTCAGGCGGCACTGCCGCATGGCGTCCTCGGTGACGTCACTGTCCGGAGCGGCACGGACGAAGTTCCCCGCGACGCCGAGGAAGACCTTGATACGGCCTTCGCGCATGGCTCTGATCGAGTTCACCGAGTCGAGCCCGTGAGCGCGCGGAGGTTCGAAGCCGAACTCCTGCTCCAGCGCGTCGAGGAAGGAGTCGGGCATCTGCTCCCAGATACCCATCGTGCGATCGCCCTGGACGTTGCTGTGTCCGCGTACGGGACAGGCACCCGCTCCGGCCTTGCCGAGATTGCCGCGCAGCATCAGGAAGTTCACGATCTCCCTGATGGTGGGGACGGCGTGAGTCTGCTGCGTGACCCCCATGGCCCAGCACACGATGACGCGTTCGCTGTTCAGGACCGCGTCCCGGACGTCGTCGATCTCTTCCCGGGTCAGTCCGGTCGCGGTGAGGACGTCGTCCCACGCGATGGTTCGTGCGTGGCGGGAGAAGTCTTCGAAGCCGCTGGTATTGGAGCGGATGAAGTCCTGGTCGAGCACCGTCCCCGGCCGTGCGTCCTCCGCCTCCAGCAGGAGCCGGTTCAATCCCTGGAACAGTGCGAGGTCGCCTCCACTGCGGATGTGCAGAAACTGATCGGCGATCTGGACACCGCGCCCGATCACACCGCGAGCCTTCTGCGGGTTCTTGAACGCAAGCAGTCCGGCTTCGGGAAGGGTGTTCACCGCGATGATGCGGGCGCCGTTGTCCTTGGCCTGCTCCAGCGCGGAGAGCTGCCGTGGATGGTTCGTCCCGGGGTTCTGCCCCACCAGGAAGATCAGATCGGCGTGATGGATGTCCTCCAGGCTCACCGTCCCCTTGCCGGTGCCCAGGGTCTCGTGCAGGGCGAAGCCGCTGGACTCGTGGCACATGTTGCTGCAGTCGGGCAGATTGTTGGTGCCGAAGACCCTGGCGAAGAGCTGAAGGATGAAGGCGGCCTCGTTGCTGACCCGGCCGGACGTGTAGAAGACCGCCTCGTCGGGCGAGTCCAGTGCTTTCAGCTCCTCGGCGAGCAGCCCGAGCGCGTCGTGCCAGCTGATCGGCTCGTAGTAGTCCGAATCGGGCCGCTTGACCATCGGTTCGGTGAGCCTGCCCTGCTGGTTGAGCCACAGATCGGACCGCCGGCCCAGTGCGGAGACCGAGTGCCTGCGGAAGAAGTCGGCGGTGATGCGCCGTGTCGTCGCCTCGTCGTTGATGTGCTTGGCGCCGTTCTCGCAGTACTCGTTGCGGTGCCGGTGTCCGGGGGTGGGATCCGCCCAGGCGCAGCCGGGGCAGTCGATGCCGTCCACCTGATTCATGGTCAGCAGCGTCACTCCGGTACGTCTGACCGACGTCTCCTCGAGCGAGTACTCCAAGGCATGGGTCACGGCGGGCACTCCCGCCGCCCATGTCTTGGGAGGGGTGACGGTCAGTCGCTTGGCCGGCTCTTCACCGGGGGGCTTCTTCATCGAGCTCGCTCTCTCGCTCTCCAGCAGACGGATCGGCCGGCGGACGGATCAGCCGACAGGCCAGTGCGGAACCCGGCTTCGGGGCGGCTCCGGTTCCATGGGTTCGACGCGTCCGTTACGGATGACTCCCCGCCAGGCCCCGCCCTCCTGGCCCAGACCCTCGATGAACTCCTTGAAATGACCGAGTTCGGATCGCAGCACACGCCTCGTGAATCCGGTGGCGCGGGCGTGCAGGCGCGCGGCCTTCTGCGGCTCCGCATGGATACGTACGACGACCGTGGTGCGGCCCGGTGTTGTGGCGTGGAACGACACCTCACCCCGATGGCTGAGGCCCCGACCCAGGCTCTGCCACGCCATGTGGGAGTCCGGCAGTTGCTCCACGATCTCCGCGTCGAACTCGTGCCGCAGCGGACCGAGCCCGACGACCCAGCGGGTGACGGTGGGCCGGACCTGTTCGACGCTCTTCACCGTGGACATGAACCGCGGGAAGCTCTTGAACTGGGTCCACTGGTTGTAGGCGGTACGAACCGGCACGCCGACGTCGATCGTTTCTTCAACGGTAGTCATGGCTCACCTGTCTCAGGCACTGATGCACTCAGTGTCACCGCCTGAGCGCCAGGCCGCCATTTCAGTCGCGGAGCGTGACGGTCGGCCCCGGCGGGGCGCGGCAAGAAAATCGGGTGCCGTGTCCGGCGCGGGTTCGGTAGCGTGCGGGCCATGTCGAGCCCTGAGGCATCCACGGTGGGGGCTTTCGGTCACGCCGTCAGCCCCCTGAACCACTGAGTTCACAGGTCCCCACCCGCCCCTTGTGCTGGTGTGAGTGCACCCCTGGGTGCTGACCGCGGTGACGAGACGTCCCCTCTCGTGCTTCTCCTCACCTCGGAGCCACTCGATGCCTCTCCCGCTGTATCTCCTTGCCATGGCTGTGTTCGCCATGGGCACCTCAGAATTCATGCTCGCCGGTCTCCTGCCGGACATCGCCTCGGACCTCGACGTGACCGTGGGGACGGCGGCCCTGCTCACCTCGGCCTTCGCGGTCGGAATGGTCGTCGGTGCCCCGCTCATGGCCGCGCTCGCTCGCACCTGGCCCGTCCGGTCCAGCCTTCTCGGGTTCGTCCTCGCCTTCCTGGCAGCCCACGTCGTGGGCGCTTCCACGTCCAGCATTGCCGTACTGGTCGTCACCCGGGTGGTCGCAGCGCTCGCCAACGCCGGGTTCCTCGCGGTCGCGCTGACGACAGCCGGCGCGCTGGTCCCTCCCCACAAGAGGGGAAGGGCGCTCGCTGTGCTGCTGTCGGGCACGACGCTGGCCACCATCGCCGGCGTCCCCGGGGGATCCGTACTCGGCACGCTGCTCGGGTGGCGGGCCACCTTCTGGGCCGTCGCCGTTCTCTGTGTGCCCGCGGCCATCGGCATCCTCAAGGGAATCCGGGTGCGCGCCGCGCGGCAGGACGAACCGGCCGGTCCCGCCCTGCGATCGGAACTCGCGCAGCTCAGGCGTCCGCGACTGATCCTGGTCATGGGGCTCGGTGCGCTGGTGAACGCGGCAACCTTCGGAGGGTTCACCTTTCTCGCGCCCGTCGTCACCGACACCACCGGACTGGTCGCGCTGTGGGTCCCGGTCGTCCTGATGCTCTTCGGCGTCGGATCCCTGGCCGGTGTCACCGCCGCCGGCCGGCTGTCCGACGAGCGTCCCGGCCTGGTCGTCGCAGCCGGCGGCCCGCTGCTGCTCATCGGCTGGCCCGCCCTGGCCGTACTGGCAGAGGAGCCGGTCGCCCTGCTCGCCCTCGTCTTCGTGCAGGGCGCTCTGTCGTTCGCGCTGGGCAGCACGCTGATCACGCGGGTCCTCTACGAGGCGTCAGGAGCTCCCACCATGGCCGGCTCCTACGCGACGGCGGCGCTCAACGTCGGCGCCGCGCTCGGACCGCTGATCGCCGCGGCCACCCTCGGCACCACGGTCGGGGAGCTGGGGCCGCTGTGGGCAAGCGGACTGCTCGTCGCGCTCGCCCTTCTTGTCGCCGTGCCCGTGCGTGAGGTGATCGCGGCTCCTCGACAGCCG is a genomic window containing:
- a CDS encoding FdhF/YdeP family oxidoreductase; protein product: MKKPPGEEPAKRLTVTPPKTWAAGVPAVTHALEYSLEETSVRRTGVTLLTMNQVDGIDCPGCAWADPTPGHRHRNEYCENGAKHINDEATTRRITADFFRRHSVSALGRRSDLWLNQQGRLTEPMVKRPDSDYYEPISWHDALGLLAEELKALDSPDEAVFYTSGRVSNEAAFILQLFARVFGTNNLPDCSNMCHESSGFALHETLGTGKGTVSLEDIHHADLIFLVGQNPGTNHPRQLSALEQAKDNGARIIAVNTLPEAGLLAFKNPQKARGVIGRGVQIADQFLHIRSGGDLALFQGLNRLLLEAEDARPGTVLDQDFIRSNTSGFEDFSRHARTIAWDDVLTATGLTREEIDDVRDAVLNSERVIVCWAMGVTQQTHAVPTIREIVNFLMLRGNLGKAGAGACPVRGHSNVQGDRTMGIWEQMPDSFLDALEQEFGFEPPRAHGLDSVNSIRAMREGRIKVFLGVAGNFVRAAPDSDVTEDAMRQCRLTAHISTKLNRSHTVCGGTALILPTLGRTEQDIQATGHQFVTVENSMSEVHTSQGRLEPASPILLSEVAILCRLAVRTLDGKAGIPWSQFEADYGTIRDRISGVVQGLHDFNRRVARPGGIRLPNPVNEGVFPTTVGKALFTCNDWEMSQAPEGHLLLQTLRSHDQWNTIPYTDNDRYRGIHGSRRVVLVSPQDVSRLGLTQGQHVDLVSVWSDNAERRAEDFVVVPYPTTAGCAAAYYPETNVLLPLDSVARTSNQPTAKGIVVRLEPTAVRVR
- a CDS encoding SRPBCC family protein; this translates as MTTVEETIDVGVPVRTAYNQWTQFKSFPRFMSTVKSVEQVRPTVTRWVVGLGPLRHEFDAEIVEQLPDSHMAWQSLGRGLSHRGEVSFHATTPGRTTVVVRIHAEPQKAARLHARATGFTRRVLRSELGHFKEFIEGLGQEGGAWRGVIRNGRVEPMEPEPPRSRVPHWPVG
- a CDS encoding Cmx/CmrA family chloramphenicol efflux MFS transporter, coding for MPLPLYLLAMAVFAMGTSEFMLAGLLPDIASDLDVTVGTAALLTSAFAVGMVVGAPLMAALARTWPVRSSLLGFVLAFLAAHVVGASTSSIAVLVVTRVVAALANAGFLAVALTTAGALVPPHKRGRALAVLLSGTTLATIAGVPGGSVLGTLLGWRATFWAVAVLCVPAAIGILKGIRVRAARQDEPAGPALRSELAQLRRPRLILVMGLGALVNAATFGGFTFLAPVVTDTTGLVALWVPVVLMLFGVGSLAGVTAAGRLSDERPGLVVAAGGPLLLIGWPALAVLAEEPVALLALVFVQGALSFALGSTLITRVLYEASGAPTMAGSYATAALNVGAALGPLIAAATLGTTVGELGPLWASGLLVALALLVAVPVREVIAAPRQPDMT